Genomic segment of Actinomycetota bacterium:
CAACGATGGCAAACCCGATCGCCAGTGCACCGCGCAGGCTACCCCATCGGCTTCGATGCATCGCGCCCGCCCTTCGAGAGCCAGTGATACCGCGCCGTATCGAGACCGCCGTAGTCGGGGTCGAGGTAGATGAAACAGCGCTGGATCTTGCCGTCGCGGATCTCGAACACGTCGCACCAGCGCCCGGCCCCGTGCTCGGGGTCCCCGGCCCGCCAGGGCCCGTCCTGGTGCTCGCCGTGGCTGGTCCCCTCGACGGCGAGCACGTCGCCGCCGGTGAACACCCAGTTGAACTCGTCGTAGTGGTGCTCGATGGCCTTGAGGGTGCCGCCGACGTCGCCGAACATCTGGCCGATCTGCTCCCTGCCCCTGGCCACCCCCCACTTGGGGAAGTAGACCTGGGCGTCGTCGGCGAACAGGTCGAGGATGCTGCCCCCGTCCTCGGTCACCCCCGCCCGGTCGAACGCCTTCAGGTACTGCACGACCAGCGCCTTGCGGTCGTCGTCGGTCATGACGGGCTCCTTTCCCGGGGTGCGGGCTAGCTGACGGGCTGGGGGGCGGCGACCCGCTCGGCGTCGGCGGCCGTGGCCGCCCGGTGGGCCAGGGCGAGGATCGGGCCCAGGGTGGCCCCACCGGCCCAGTAGGCCTGGGCCGAGGCCGAGGCGACGCAGTTGCCGACCCCGTAGAGGCCGGGGATGGGGCGGTCCTGGTCGTCGAGGACCTGGCCGTCGGGGGTGGCCTTGGGCCCGCCCTTGGTGTCGAGGGTCCCGCCGGTGACCAGGGCGGCATAGTAGGGGCCGGTGCCGGCCAGCGGCCACATGGTCGGGTTGGCCCGGTCCGGCTCCTCCCGGACGACGCCGTTGAACAGCTGCTCGACGGCCCGGTCGCCCCGGCCGAAGTCGGTGTCCTTGCCG
This window contains:
- a CDS encoding nuclear transport factor 2 family protein, translated to MTDDDRKALVVQYLKAFDRAGVTEDGGSILDLFADDAQVYFPKWGVARGREQIGQMFGDVGGTLKAIEHHYDEFNWVFTGGDVLAVEGTSHGEHQDGPWRAGDPEHGAGRWCDVFEIRDGKIQRCFIYLDPDYGGLDTARYHWLSKGGRDASKPMG